The Neochlamydia sp. S13 genome has a segment encoding these proteins:
- the rplV gene encoding 50S ribosomal protein L22, which yields MNRAKAISKYIRISPRKARLAAGLIRGLPVPQANLQLLYSNLKAGRLLKKTLDSAVANAETQLDIRREDLKVLEVRIDEGPRLKRAKPKNKGGRHPILKRTSHFTIIVSSGKE from the coding sequence ATGAATAGGGCAAAAGCAATAAGCAAATATATTAGAATTAGCCCCCGTAAAGCACGGCTTGCCGCAGGGTTAATACGAGGACTGCCTGTTCCGCAAGCTAACCTCCAATTATTGTATAGCAATTTAAAGGCGGGGCGTCTCTTGAAAAAAACCTTAGATAGCGCTGTTGCTAATGCTGAAACGCAGCTAGATATACGCCGCGAAGATCTTAAAGTTTTAGAAGTTCGTATTGATGAAGGGCCAAGACTTAAACGTGCAAAGCCCAAAAATAAGGGTGGCCGCCATCCGATTTTAAAAAGAACAAGTCACTTTACTATTATAGTCAGTTCAGGAAAGGAGTAA
- the rplC gene encoding 50S ribosomal protein L3 encodes MTPKLMGKKRGMIQLFDENGNSIVGTVIEVQPNAIVQIKKKEIDGYNAIQIGFDKIHVKDQRTLANRLSKPLRGHYSKAAVSPRKNLSEAKVDNIEQYQVGQELAIDLFADVKFVDATAVSKGKGYQGTMKKYNYSGGPASHGSGFHRHAGSTGMRSTPGRSLPNSPRPSHMGCETVTIQNLEVVMVKPAEQVIIVKGAVPGPTHGLVYIAPSVKKTSLKKAS; translated from the coding sequence ATGACGCCTAAACTGATGGGCAAAAAGCGTGGAATGATCCAGCTTTTTGATGAGAATGGAAATAGTATTGTGGGTACGGTTATTGAAGTGCAACCAAATGCTATTGTCCAGATCAAGAAGAAAGAGATTGATGGTTATAATGCTATTCAGATTGGTTTTGATAAAATTCATGTTAAAGACCAGAGAACGCTAGCAAATCGTCTATCCAAACCTTTACGCGGACATTACAGCAAAGCAGCTGTATCTCCACGTAAAAACCTTTCGGAAGCAAAGGTTGATAACATTGAACAATACCAAGTAGGTCAAGAGTTAGCGATAGACCTTTTTGCTGATGTAAAATTTGTTGATGCTACAGCAGTTTCAAAAGGTAAAGGTTATCAAGGTACCATGAAAAAGTATAATTATTCTGGGGGGCCTGCTTCACACGGTTCGGGATTCCATCGTCATGCTGGATCTACAGGTATGCGCTCAACACCAGGTCGTTCGCTTCCTAATAGCCCACGTCCTAGTCATATGGGTTGTGAAACTGTGACTATTCAAAATTTAGAAGTTGTAATGGTAAAGCCTGCAGAACAGGTGATTATTGTAAAGGGTGCTGTGCCAGGTCCTACGCATGGATTGGTTTATATTGCCCCATCGGTGAAAAAAACAAGCTTAAAAAAAGCTAGCTAG
- the rplW gene encoding 50S ribosomal protein L23, protein MSKKNPYQVVKHQHVTEKALVLKELKNASSNPSLKRCESPKYVFVVDRKANKTDIANAIEEIYSDRNVKVVAVNTINVKPKARRVRGRSGMKPGFKKAMVTLEKGDSLDNV, encoded by the coding sequence ATGTCAAAAAAAAATCCTTACCAAGTTGTGAAACATCAACATGTTACAGAGAAAGCCTTGGTATTGAAAGAGCTTAAAAATGCCAGTAGTAATCCCTCACTGAAACGTTGCGAGTCTCCGAAATATGTATTCGTAGTCGATCGCAAAGCAAATAAAACTGACATTGCTAATGCCATCGAAGAAATTTACAGCGACAGAAATGTTAAAGTAGTGGCTGTCAATACAATTAACGTTAAGCCTAAAGCAAGACGTGTTCGTGGTCGTTCAGGCATGAAGCCCGGTTTTAAAAAAGCTATGGTTACCCTGGAAAAAGGCGATAGCCTTGATAACGTATAA
- the rplB gene encoding 50S ribosomal protein L2 has product MLKKYRPITAGTRQLILPINETLTRAKEGSRAKVKPTKSLMLPKKRTNGRNNNGHITCRHKGGGHKRHYRIIDFKRDKENIPARVASIEYDPNRSAYIALLNYSDGEKRYILAPHGLKDGDVVQTSDEPPFSVGCCMKLKFMPLGSTIHAIEMIPGRGAKMVRSAGLSAQLMARSGGYATIRMPSGEVRMVSENCRAAFGMVSNSEHNLRVEGKAGRMRWKGIRPTVRGTAMNPVDHPHGGGEGKHKGNIPQTPWALYTRGLRTRSQKKSNKFIVKDRRKK; this is encoded by the coding sequence ATGTTAAAAAAATATCGTCCCATAACGGCGGGTACACGTCAATTAATCCTTCCGATCAATGAAACGCTCACTCGTGCTAAAGAAGGTAGTCGTGCTAAGGTAAAGCCTACAAAGTCGCTGATGCTGCCTAAAAAAAGAACGAATGGACGTAATAATAATGGACATATTACTTGCCGTCATAAAGGTGGTGGGCATAAGCGTCATTACAGAATAATTGATTTCAAAAGAGATAAGGAAAATATACCAGCTCGCGTAGCTTCTATAGAATATGATCCTAATCGATCGGCTTATATAGCGCTGCTTAATTACTCTGACGGTGAAAAACGCTATATTTTGGCACCCCATGGTTTGAAAGATGGTGATGTAGTGCAGACAAGTGATGAGCCTCCTTTTAGTGTAGGATGCTGCATGAAGTTAAAATTTATGCCTTTGGGTTCTACCATCCATGCTATAGAAATGATTCCTGGTAGAGGAGCTAAAATGGTTCGTTCTGCTGGTCTTTCTGCTCAGTTGATGGCCAGAAGTGGCGGGTATGCGACGATTAGAATGCCTTCAGGTGAAGTGCGTATGGTAAGCGAAAATTGCCGTGCAGCTTTTGGAATGGTCTCTAATTCGGAGCATAATTTACGTGTAGAAGGTAAAGCTGGCCGTATGCGATGGAAAGGAATTCGCCCAACCGTTCGCGGAACTGCAATGAACCCTGTAGACCATCCACACGGGGGCGGTGAAGGAAAGCATAAGGGTAACATCCCACAGACACCATGGGCGCTGTATACACGAGGGCTTCGAACTAGATCTCAGAAGAAATCGAACAAGTTTATTGTTAAAGATCGAAGGAAAAAATAA
- the rpsS gene encoding 30S ribosomal protein S19 has protein sequence MARSLKKGPFIDHHLHKKVEDMNGKGGKTPIKTWSRRSMIIPEMIGHTFEVHNGKKFISVFVSENMVGHRLGEFSPTRNFKGHPIKKAEAQSK, from the coding sequence ATGGCAAGATCACTTAAGAAAGGACCTTTTATTGATCATCATCTTCATAAGAAAGTTGAAGATATGAATGGTAAAGGGGGCAAAACGCCAATTAAAACATGGTCAAGACGATCGATGATCATTCCTGAAATGATCGGACACACTTTTGAAGTGCATAACGGCAAAAAATTCATTTCTGTATTTGTCTCAGAAAATATGGTTGGACATCGTCTGGGTGAATTTTCTCCTACCCGTAATTTCAAAGGTCATCCAATTAAGAAAGCAGAGGCACAATCAAAATGA
- the rplD gene encoding 50S ribosomal protein L4 codes for MATLKKYNLKGQETGQVIVDERLANAEAHGQMIKDYIVAIRANARQWSANTKTRSEVNHSTKKPHPQKGGGRARQGMLSAPQYKGGGRVFGPRPKFDQHVRINKKERKAAIRCLLAEKIAANRLHVLTESVLNEPKTKVMADFLKVTGLANHRVMFLGEAHYAEVKTEEETKRVSIHHDQHDNFIKSVRNLPKVSFSLATNISGYDVLVAKDIVVTESALIELVEWLCP; via the coding sequence GTGGCAACACTGAAAAAATATAATTTAAAAGGTCAGGAAACTGGCCAAGTGATAGTTGATGAAAGATTAGCTAATGCTGAAGCGCACGGGCAGATGATTAAAGATTATATCGTCGCTATCAGAGCCAATGCTCGTCAATGGTCAGCTAATACTAAAACTCGTTCTGAGGTTAATCACTCAACAAAAAAGCCTCATCCGCAGAAAGGTGGAGGACGTGCTCGCCAGGGGATGCTTTCAGCTCCTCAATATAAAGGGGGCGGTCGTGTTTTTGGACCAAGGCCTAAATTTGATCAGCATGTACGTATTAACAAAAAAGAACGAAAAGCTGCAATTCGCTGTTTGCTTGCTGAAAAAATTGCTGCGAATCGTTTACATGTTCTTACAGAATCTGTCCTTAATGAACCTAAAACTAAAGTTATGGCCGACTTTTTAAAGGTCACAGGCTTAGCAAATCATAGGGTGATGTTTTTAGGTGAAGCTCATTATGCAGAAGTTAAAACTGAAGAAGAAACAAAGCGCGTGTCCATCCATCATGATCAACATGATAATTTTATTAAAAGCGTGCGTAATCTACCAAAAGTTTCGTTTTCGCTAGCCACTAATATTAGTGGGTATGATGTTCTAGTGGCCAAAGATATTGTGGTGACGGAATCTGCCCTAATTGAATTGGTTGAGTGGCTTTGTCCTTGA
- the rpsC gene encoding 30S ribosomal protein S3 produces the protein MGQKTNPIGFRLIRNKKWRSKWYANKQEFGTLLVEDKKIREYLMKKPQCQGTSQIKIRRMSEKIEVTICTARPGMVIGKKGSEIEGLRGELFRLTGKEVWIEVEEIKRPDLDAKIVADAIAKQLERRIPFRRAMKKAMQSSIEAGALGIKVQCSGRIGGAEIARTEWYKEGSTPLHTLRADIDYAMGRAETTYGSIGVKVWIYRGEDNQVKEGQ, from the coding sequence ATGGGACAAAAAACTAATCCAATAGGATTCCGCCTTATTCGGAATAAAAAATGGCGTTCAAAGTGGTATGCGAATAAGCAAGAATTTGGTACTTTACTCGTCGAAGATAAAAAAATTCGCGAGTATTTAATGAAAAAACCTCAGTGTCAAGGTACCTCGCAAATAAAAATTCGACGTATGAGCGAAAAAATCGAAGTGACTATTTGCACGGCGCGGCCTGGGATGGTTATTGGTAAAAAAGGTTCTGAAATTGAAGGATTGCGTGGAGAACTCTTTAGACTTACAGGTAAAGAAGTCTGGATTGAAGTAGAAGAAATTAAAAGACCTGATCTTGATGCAAAAATTGTCGCCGATGCCATTGCAAAGCAATTAGAAAGACGAATTCCCTTCAGACGTGCAATGAAGAAAGCTATGCAATCTAGTATTGAAGCTGGTGCTCTAGGAATTAAAGTGCAATGTTCTGGCCGTATAGGTGGAGCAGAAATTGCACGGACAGAATGGTATAAAGAGGGGAGCACTCCTTTACATACACTCCGGGCTGATATTGATTATGCCATGGGGCGTGCAGAGACAACTTATGGTAGTATCGGGGTGAAAGTCTGGATTTACCGTGGTGAAGATAATCAAGTGAAGGAGGGCCAATAG